The proteins below are encoded in one region of Rhodothermus profundi:
- a CDS encoding trehalase family glycosidase: MHARTFWHLILLLSLAPALQAQDQAACYVALPAPERIEAVRQYIRQSWDLLTRSHRDLLAAVQDPKVEHEPGTPWPLYIAATEDRASVWQRLQAALPDSALRQIELRVLPENPVAHLDQIRPHGLLYLPEPYVVPGGRFNEMYGWDSYFIVRGLLRDGRIDLARAMTENHLYQVRHYGKVLNANRTYYLTRSQPPFLTAMILAVYAHVQDRDWLAATIPAIERYYAYWTTPPHLAGETGLSRYYDLGNGPAPEVVASERDAQGRTHYDRVREYYRTQEITAYDVSRYYVAEADSLTPLFYKGDRSMRESGFDPSNRFGPFSVDIIHYAPVGLNALLYRMEMDVARIHEILGDTAAAARWRARAETRRARVDRYLWDPQRGLYFDYNFETGRRSDYVFATTFYPLWVGMASPEQAARVAANLYLLEAPGGLLTSTHISGSQWDAPYGWAPLYLIVVEGLRRYGYDKAADRLSAKFISMVVEDFERTGVILEKYDVVQRRSDVALQYGYTSNEIGFGWTNAVFAELLAQMQQR; this comes from the coding sequence ATGCATGCGCGAACCTTCTGGCACCTGATCCTGCTGCTCAGTCTGGCTCCGGCTCTTCAGGCACAGGACCAGGCGGCCTGCTATGTGGCGCTGCCTGCGCCCGAGCGCATCGAAGCCGTGCGCCAGTACATTCGCCAGAGCTGGGATCTCCTGACGCGCTCGCACCGCGATCTGCTCGCGGCCGTGCAGGACCCCAAAGTCGAACACGAACCGGGCACGCCCTGGCCGCTCTACATTGCAGCTACCGAAGACCGCGCGTCGGTCTGGCAACGGCTGCAAGCGGCCCTGCCCGACTCCGCGCTTCGCCAGATCGAACTGCGCGTGCTGCCCGAAAACCCGGTAGCACATCTGGACCAGATCCGACCGCACGGTCTGCTTTATCTGCCTGAACCGTATGTGGTGCCAGGAGGACGTTTTAACGAAATGTATGGCTGGGACAGCTACTTCATTGTGAGAGGACTCCTGCGTGATGGGCGAATTGACCTGGCCCGGGCCATGACAGAAAATCACCTCTACCAGGTCCGCCATTATGGCAAAGTGCTCAATGCTAACCGCACCTACTACCTGACGCGTTCGCAGCCTCCGTTTCTGACGGCTATGATCCTGGCCGTGTATGCGCACGTGCAGGATCGTGACTGGCTGGCCGCTACCATTCCAGCCATCGAACGCTACTATGCCTACTGGACAACGCCCCCGCACCTGGCGGGCGAAACAGGCCTCTCGCGCTATTACGATCTGGGAAACGGACCAGCTCCCGAGGTAGTGGCCAGCGAACGGGATGCCCAGGGACGCACGCACTACGACCGCGTTCGCGAATACTACCGCACGCAGGAGATAACTGCCTACGACGTGTCGCGCTACTACGTCGCCGAAGCAGATTCGCTGACCCCGCTCTTTTACAAAGGTGACCGTTCCATGCGGGAGTCGGGCTTTGACCCGTCGAATCGTTTTGGCCCCTTCAGTGTGGACATTATCCACTACGCGCCGGTGGGACTGAACGCGCTCCTGTATCGGATGGAAATGGATGTCGCTCGCATTCACGAAATCCTGGGAGATACCGCAGCCGCTGCACGCTGGCGTGCCCGGGCCGAGACGCGACGCGCTCGGGTTGATCGTTACCTGTGGGATCCTCAGCGAGGACTTTACTTCGACTATAACTTCGAGACCGGCCGCCGGAGCGACTATGTGTTTGCCACCACCTTCTATCCGTTGTGGGTGGGCATGGCCTCACCGGAACAGGCAGCGCGTGTGGCGGCCAACCTGTATCTGCTGGAAGCTCCCGGCGGTTTGCTGACCAGCACGCACATCAGTGGCAGCCAATGGGATGCACCGTATGGCTGGGCTCCACTCTATCTGATCGTGGTTGAGGGACTTCGGCGGTACGGATATGACAAGGCAGCAGATCGACTCTCGGCCAAGTTTATTTCGATGGTCGTAGAAGACTTTGAACGAACCGGCGTCATTCTGGAAAAGTATGACGTTGTGCAACGCCGCTCCGACGTGGCGCTGCAATACGGATACACGTCGAATGAAATCGGCTTTGGCTGGACCAACGCGGTCTTCGCTGAGCTGCTGGCGCAGATGCAGCAAAGATGA
- a CDS encoding S10 family peptidase encodes MRRALLVLTGLYLAGTVLAQSRRPPLDTTVVTRHTVTIKGQRIPYRAEAGMQPVWDRWGRPIATMFYVYYEREDVQDRSQRPLIFSFNGGPGSASVWMHIGYTGPRRVRIDPEGFPVQPYGIEENPHAILDVADIVYVDPVNTGFSRILSDTVDRRQFFGVNEDIAYLADWIAAWVSRHGRWRSPKFLIGESYGTTRVAGLASALQERHWMYLNGVILVSPTGLGIERDGPVGQALLLPYYAAAAWYHRKLTPELQQRDLEALLPEVEAFTVETYLPALVRGGFLEPERRRQIARQVATYAGISEQVVLQYNLAVPRNVFWKELLRDEGFTIGRLDSRYRGIDRQAAGERFDHDPALSAWNHAFTPAINYYLREVLGFQTDLEYWIFGPVRPWNREGNETGEQLRRAMAQNPYLHVLVQAGYFDGGTDYFSAKYTLWQLDPSGKLRDRLFFKGYRSGHMMYLREEDLATANDDLRDFIRKALEAARTPARY; translated from the coding sequence ATGCGACGTGCGCTGCTTGTACTGACTGGTCTGTATCTGGCGGGCACAGTGCTGGCCCAATCTCGGCGGCCTCCTCTTGATACTACGGTAGTTACGCGACACACCGTTACGATAAAAGGCCAGCGAATTCCTTATCGCGCTGAGGCGGGCATGCAGCCTGTCTGGGATCGGTGGGGCCGTCCTATTGCCACCATGTTCTATGTGTACTACGAGCGCGAAGACGTGCAAGATCGGTCGCAGCGGCCTTTGATTTTTTCGTTTAATGGTGGGCCTGGCTCCGCTTCGGTCTGGATGCATATTGGCTATACCGGTCCCCGGCGCGTGCGCATTGATCCAGAAGGCTTTCCGGTGCAGCCGTACGGGATTGAGGAAAATCCCCACGCCATTCTGGACGTGGCCGATATTGTTTATGTCGATCCCGTCAATACAGGCTTTTCTCGCATCTTGAGCGATACGGTGGATCGTCGGCAGTTCTTCGGGGTGAACGAAGACATTGCCTATCTGGCTGACTGGATTGCCGCCTGGGTCAGCCGGCATGGCCGCTGGCGCTCGCCCAAGTTTCTGATCGGGGAGAGTTATGGTACCACGCGGGTAGCCGGACTGGCCAGCGCGTTGCAGGAGCGGCACTGGATGTATCTGAACGGCGTCATTCTGGTCTCGCCTACCGGACTGGGCATCGAGCGGGACGGGCCGGTCGGCCAGGCGCTGCTGCTGCCCTACTATGCCGCGGCGGCCTGGTACCACCGGAAACTGACGCCTGAACTCCAGCAGCGCGACCTGGAAGCGCTACTTCCCGAGGTCGAAGCATTTACGGTAGAAACCTACTTGCCGGCGCTGGTGCGGGGCGGTTTTCTGGAGCCGGAGCGCCGTCGCCAGATTGCCCGGCAGGTGGCCACCTATGCAGGCATCTCAGAGCAGGTGGTGTTGCAGTACAACCTGGCCGTCCCCCGCAACGTGTTCTGGAAGGAACTGCTGCGGGATGAGGGATTCACCATCGGCCGGTTGGATTCCCGCTACCGAGGCATCGACCGACAGGCGGCTGGCGAGCGCTTCGACCACGATCCGGCACTTAGCGCCTGGAATCATGCCTTTACGCCGGCCATCAACTACTACCTGCGGGAAGTTCTGGGCTTCCAGACAGATCTGGAGTACTGGATTTTTGGGCCGGTGCGTCCCTGGAATCGGGAGGGCAACGAAACCGGCGAGCAGCTTCGGCGCGCGATGGCGCAAAATCCCTATCTGCACGTGCTCGTTCAGGCTGGCTATTTTGATGGCGGGACCGATTACTTTTCGGCCAAATACACCCTGTGGCAACTGGATCCGAGCGGAAAGCTACGGGATCGTCTCTTTTTCAAAGGCTACCGGAGCGGCCACATGATGTATCTGCGAGAGGAAGACCTGGCCACCGCCAACGATGACCTGCGCGATTTCATCCGGAAGGCCCTGGAGGCCGCCCGCACACCGGCACGGTATTGA
- a CDS encoding TlpA family protein disulfide reductase, giving the protein MKRTGWKRALLLLLVVTSAASATPGDTLWARRALRQQLFFIHYLQQTPPDTPFTSLARLDTFLQRAERAWLRHTPLQEAALRRLSPYVYLLLVASATQFTPLPRPLECHVYRRYMVPAFLANFDDAAPATHPERAHLIAYAPDLEVITSPLLFECALPDFTWQALYQRLQRLPDLIQAYQLRASSDSLLHARLQRTSRLISRRLPLLTLEALRRQQQFGQVFLELAAQASRFTQPRYLRALGHSLWNDLRQRKQTDQALAVLDLLARSLPASELPPDTLRAWYLHTDSTRGLQRFQLFSRAPLPVLLPSERRHTLQGRYLELQQQQEVDISQWQGKWVLLDFWATWCTPCIAQIPKLRALHRQYGDQIVLLSISSDAVTGGAPVDTVRAFMQRHGIDYPVLYDRPDASLTRQFEIFGFPSLLLLNPEGYLMVAAASPGRYMLTLPEVQAFLEQRTRFACGQD; this is encoded by the coding sequence ATGAAGCGCACCGGCTGGAAGCGCGCGCTCCTGTTGTTACTGGTGGTTACCTCTGCTGCCTCAGCAACCCCCGGCGATACGCTCTGGGCACGCCGGGCGCTGCGGCAGCAGCTCTTCTTTATCCACTACCTGCAGCAAACCCCTCCCGATACGCCGTTCACCTCGCTGGCCCGCCTGGACACGTTCCTGCAACGGGCCGAACGCGCCTGGCTGCGCCACACCCCGCTCCAGGAAGCAGCCCTTCGCCGTCTCAGTCCCTATGTCTATCTGCTGCTGGTCGCCTCGGCAACGCAGTTTACGCCCCTACCGCGCCCGCTCGAATGCCATGTTTACCGTCGGTATATGGTCCCTGCATTTCTGGCGAACTTCGACGATGCAGCGCCCGCTACTCATCCGGAACGAGCGCATCTGATTGCCTATGCTCCAGACCTTGAAGTGATCACCAGTCCACTCCTGTTTGAATGCGCACTGCCTGACTTCACCTGGCAGGCTCTCTACCAGCGGCTGCAACGCCTCCCTGACCTGATCCAGGCCTATCAGCTCCGAGCCTCTTCGGATTCCCTTTTGCACGCCCGCCTCCAACGCACCAGCCGTCTGATCAGTCGCAGACTGCCCCTCCTTACCCTCGAAGCACTCCGCCGCCAGCAACAGTTTGGCCAGGTGTTCCTGGAGCTGGCTGCGCAGGCCTCTCGCTTCACTCAGCCCCGTTATTTGCGAGCCCTCGGCCATTCGCTCTGGAACGATCTCCGTCAACGGAAACAGACAGACCAGGCCCTGGCTGTGCTCGACCTGCTGGCCCGCAGCCTTCCGGCCTCTGAGTTGCCGCCCGACACGCTCCGCGCCTGGTATCTGCACACCGATTCGACACGTGGCCTGCAACGCTTTCAGCTGTTTTCGCGGGCCCCCCTGCCGGTCCTTCTTCCTTCTGAACGCCGCCATACGCTGCAGGGACGCTATCTCGAACTCCAGCAGCAACAGGAAGTGGACATAAGCCAGTGGCAGGGGAAATGGGTCTTGCTCGACTTCTGGGCCACCTGGTGCACCCCCTGCATCGCGCAAATTCCCAAACTGCGCGCGCTGCACCGTCAGTATGGGGACCAGATCGTCCTGCTCAGCATTTCCAGCGACGCTGTAACTGGAGGTGCGCCGGTCGATACCGTCCGCGCCTTCATGCAACGACACGGCATCGATTATCCAGTCCTGTATGACCGCCCCGATGCGTCCCTTACGCGTCAGTTTGAAATTTTCGGCTTTCCCAGCCTGCTCCTGCTCAACCCGGAAGGCTACCTTATGGTCGCCGCCGCATCGCCCGGACGCTACATGCTCACGCTACCGGAAGTGCAGGCTTTTCTGGAACAGCGCACAAGGTTCGCCTGCGGCCAGGACTGA
- a CDS encoding cold-shock protein: protein MAQRGRVKWFNIDKGYGFIEPNDGSKDVFVHRNNVPGLGWDEGLREGEEVSYEVERTPKGLSATNVERLSQSSELF from the coding sequence ATGGCTCAACGAGGACGCGTCAAGTGGTTCAACATCGACAAAGGCTACGGCTTTATTGAACCCAACGACGGCAGCAAGGACGTATTCGTACATCGCAACAACGTACCCGGTCTGGGCTGGGACGAAGGCCTGCGCGAAGGCGAAGAGGTTTCCTACGAAGTGGAACGCACGCCCAAAGGGCTCAGCGCGACCAACGTCGAACGCCTCTCGCAGTCGTCCGAGCTGTTCTAA
- a CDS encoding type 1 glutamine amidotransferase domain-containing protein, producing the protein MGRVLFVVTNHSELGNTGHKTGYYLSEVAHPFHVLHEAGYEIDFVSPRGGKAPMDPRSNQLDDPINKAFWEAHGARLEETLAPEQIDPARYIAIFYAGGHGTMWDFPESEAIARIAASIYERGGAIGAVCHGPSGLLPIRLSNGRPLVEGRRINSFTNEEEQAVQLDKIVPFLLETRLKELGAIHVSVKNFAPYVEVDDRIVTGQNPASAERVGRALVEVLSRLSVPA; encoded by the coding sequence ATGGGCCGTGTTCTGTTCGTCGTAACCAATCACAGCGAGCTTGGCAACACGGGGCATAAGACGGGCTACTACCTGTCTGAAGTAGCGCATCCTTTTCATGTGCTCCACGAAGCGGGTTATGAGATTGACTTCGTCAGTCCCCGGGGTGGCAAAGCACCTATGGATCCGAGGAGCAACCAACTGGACGATCCCATCAACAAAGCTTTCTGGGAAGCTCACGGTGCTCGCCTGGAGGAAACCCTGGCTCCCGAGCAGATCGATCCGGCCCGCTATATAGCGATTTTCTACGCAGGTGGCCACGGCACGATGTGGGACTTTCCGGAAAGCGAGGCTATTGCTCGCATTGCGGCAAGCATTTATGAGCGCGGGGGTGCTATCGGCGCTGTATGCCACGGACCGTCTGGCCTGCTTCCCATCCGGCTATCTAACGGTCGACCGCTTGTTGAGGGACGCCGGATCAACTCGTTTACGAACGAAGAGGAACAGGCCGTCCAGTTGGACAAAATTGTGCCTTTCCTGCTGGAGACGCGCCTGAAAGAACTGGGGGCAATCCACGTGTCGGTGAAAAACTTTGCGCCCTACGTGGAGGTAGATGATCGCATTGTGACAGGCCAGAATCCCGCTTCGGCTGAACGGGTAGGACGGGCG